One genomic segment of Chitinophaga sancti includes these proteins:
- a CDS encoding serine hydrolase domain-containing protein has translation MKLSACILIVCTLFPFIAYPQKTLLDSLLADKHIAGFEAITIEKGKVTWTGYYGYQNIEKKIPVGPNTIFEAASTSKTVTAAALMQLYAAGKFKLDDDVNHYLDFHLVNPAFPNKAITFRQLLQHRSSIDDNVDYLHEFWETNHGDPTIPLPAFIKDYFTTQGRHYDKEKNFYTYPPGAKTNYSNMGIALLGYLVERLSGVDFSTYCKTHLFKPLDMPHTGWFLHDVDSSQVAMPYRYSDSLHTYQPLGYGGFPDYPAGSLHTNVTQFAHFLIAWTGQGIYNNKQVIDSNAIQTLTPDEFNQGFHTWFQYATNKGAILYCHTGSANGVSSFISYSPGSKKGMIFLCNGELENSKAWRDIIDTLYSQGFK, from the coding sequence ATGAAACTTAGTGCCTGTATTCTGATTGTTTGTACACTTTTTCCATTCATTGCCTATCCGCAAAAGACACTGCTTGACAGCCTTTTGGCCGATAAACATATTGCCGGTTTTGAAGCGATCACTATTGAGAAAGGCAAAGTGACCTGGACGGGCTACTACGGTTATCAAAATATAGAAAAGAAAATACCCGTAGGACCTAACACAATTTTTGAAGCTGCCTCCACATCAAAAACAGTCACCGCCGCTGCTTTAATGCAATTGTATGCAGCTGGCAAGTTTAAGCTGGATGACGATGTTAATCATTACCTTGATTTTCATCTTGTCAATCCCGCATTCCCGAATAAAGCAATTACTTTCCGACAACTATTACAACATCGATCTTCCATTGATGATAATGTAGACTACCTGCATGAATTTTGGGAAACCAACCATGGAGATCCTACCATTCCGCTACCTGCATTTATAAAGGATTATTTCACAACACAAGGCAGGCATTATGACAAAGAAAAGAACTTCTACACCTATCCACCCGGTGCCAAAACGAATTATTCCAATATGGGGATTGCATTGCTTGGATACCTTGTAGAAAGGCTTTCCGGCGTGGACTTTAGCACATATTGCAAAACACATTTATTCAAACCGCTTGACATGCCGCATACCGGTTGGTTCCTGCATGATGTAGATAGTAGCCAGGTTGCTATGCCATACCGGTATTCCGATTCGCTGCATACCTATCAACCTTTAGGTTATGGTGGATTTCCTGATTACCCCGCCGGTAGTCTGCATACAAATGTCACACAGTTTGCCCATTTCCTCATTGCCTGGACGGGGCAGGGGATTTATAATAACAAGCAGGTGATAGATAGCAATGCTATCCAGACATTGACCCCTGATGAATTTAACCAGGGGTTTCATACCTGGTTCCAATATGCAACGAATAAAGGCGCTATCTTGTATTGTCATACCGGTTCTGCAAACGGCGTTTCTTCATTTATATCCTACAGTCCGGGGAGTAAAAAAGGGATGATCTTTCTCTGTAATGGAGAACTGGAAAATAGCAAAGCATGGAGAGATATAATTGATACCCTTTATAGTCAGGGGTTTAAATGA
- a CDS encoding DinB family protein, which produces MSRKFDTPTLLNELHQQVDVLLNIAKEQLLPAKEEVLLRQPAPGKWSAAQCLDHLNAYARFYIPAIEKAITGKLTGSLPPSPSPVFKSGWLGNYFTKLMMPKADGHPGMKMQAPKGYRPLADLDAKQVVNEFISWQERTKQLLEQAKLVHLESIKIPTTLGSWLKFSLGDTFRFTIAHEQRHMAQALRAKYTVKVV; this is translated from the coding sequence ATGTCACGCAAATTTGATACCCCAACATTATTAAATGAATTGCACCAGCAGGTAGATGTACTGTTGAACATTGCAAAAGAACAATTATTACCTGCTAAGGAAGAAGTGTTATTGCGCCAGCCTGCACCAGGCAAATGGAGTGCGGCGCAATGCCTGGACCACCTGAATGCATATGCCCGATTCTACATTCCGGCCATCGAAAAGGCGATTACGGGAAAATTGACGGGCAGTCTGCCTCCTTCTCCATCACCAGTATTCAAAAGTGGTTGGCTGGGGAATTATTTTACAAAGCTGATGATGCCCAAAGCCGATGGTCATCCGGGGATGAAGATGCAGGCGCCAAAGGGCTACAGACCACTCGCGGACCTTGATGCAAAACAAGTAGTCAATGAATTTATCAGCTGGCAGGAAAGAACAAAGCAGCTACTGGAACAGGCAAAACTTGTGCATCTTGAAAGCATCAAAATTCCCACGACATTAGGTAGCTGGTTAAAATTCTCACTAGGCGATACATTCCGTTTTACGATAGCACATGAACAAAGACATATGGCACAGGCACTGAGAGCAAAATATACGGTAAAGGTAGTATGA
- a CDS encoding DinB family protein: MNKAHLLDLASYNIWANYKAIEWLQQITDAQWEQVVTSSFGSVRQTALHIASAEKIWIDFWTKDPAPVFISNTFAGTKQELMAIWEKASTGMKDFLTTYPSHDLMEPVTFRYPRGGEAQLPFVHTFSHIINHSTYHRGQLVTLLRQVGFTNLSSIDLATFYRI; encoded by the coding sequence ATGAATAAAGCACATCTCCTCGACTTAGCCAGTTATAATATCTGGGCTAATTATAAAGCGATCGAATGGTTGCAACAGATCACAGATGCACAATGGGAACAGGTGGTAACCAGTAGTTTCGGTAGTGTACGACAAACGGCCTTGCACATAGCCAGTGCAGAGAAGATCTGGATTGATTTCTGGACAAAAGATCCTGCACCAGTGTTTATCTCTAATACATTTGCAGGTACTAAACAGGAGTTAATGGCTATCTGGGAAAAGGCGTCGACTGGTATGAAAGATTTTTTAACCACTTATCCATCACACGATCTGATGGAGCCTGTTACATTCAGGTATCCACGTGGTGGAGAAGCACAGTTACCATTTGTACATACGTTTTCACACATCATCAATCATTCTACTTATCATCGTGGGCAGTTAGTGACATTACTGCGCCAGGTGGGATTTACAAACCTATCTTCTATTGATCTTGCGACCTTTTACCGGATATAA
- a CDS encoding AraC family transcriptional regulator: MPVSIIRYRTQTPAQRTKIMLEQNMFTFLLDGEKTVHFAGTQVTLQPHQFVLLAAGNCLMSEKIAAENADYHSILILFSNQLLSDFFNRHTALLGTTTKRSALHPFLRFDKDEFLDNFVRSLDCMLTDDKSFHPELQKIKLEELFLYLAIHYPGQLEQIRNMSYEGDDELAIRQAITSHIDSNITVEELAFLCNMSLSSFKRKFARIYGNSPNKWLLEKRMERAAKMLRHEHRKASEIYYELGYENLSSFIQSFKQVYGITPKQYQLNA, translated from the coding sequence ATGCCTGTTTCTATTATTCGCTACCGTACTCAAACACCAGCACAGAGAACGAAGATCATGTTGGAACAAAACATGTTCACCTTCCTGCTGGATGGTGAAAAAACGGTTCATTTTGCAGGCACACAGGTCACCCTTCAACCACATCAGTTTGTATTACTGGCTGCCGGCAACTGCCTGATGAGTGAGAAGATCGCGGCGGAGAATGCAGACTATCATAGCATCCTGATCCTATTCAGTAATCAGCTATTGTCTGATTTTTTTAACCGGCATACTGCTTTGTTGGGTACTACTACTAAACGATCAGCTCTTCATCCATTTCTACGATTTGACAAAGATGAATTTCTGGACAATTTCGTCCGTTCCCTTGATTGCATGCTCACAGATGACAAGTCATTTCATCCTGAGTTGCAAAAAATAAAACTGGAAGAACTGTTCTTATACCTTGCTATACATTATCCCGGGCAATTAGAGCAGATCAGGAACATGAGTTACGAAGGTGACGACGAACTTGCGATCCGTCAGGCCATCACCTCACATATTGATAGTAATATCACCGTGGAAGAACTGGCCTTTCTTTGCAATATGAGTCTTTCTTCATTCAAGCGTAAATTTGCACGCATCTATGGCAATAGCCCGAATAAATGGCTGTTGGAAAAGAGAATGGAAAGGGCGGCAAAGATGCTACGCCATGAACACCGCAAAGCCAGTGAGATCTATTATGAACTGGGTTATGAAAACCTTTCGAGTTTTATCCAGTCTTTTAAACAGGTATATGGTATTACGCCCAAGCAATACCAATTGAACGCTTAG
- a CDS encoding VOC family protein, whose protein sequence is MNLSSIRIITADIQGLVKFYEDVTGLKFTWFTEDFAELKTAGAALAIGSTRTLALFGGNVAEPAQNKSVIIEFKVDDVDAAYERIPAETVVQQPTTMPWGNRSLLFRDPDGSLVNFFTPVTEDAKKRFA, encoded by the coding sequence ATGAATCTTTCCTCAATTCGTATTATTACTGCTGATATTCAGGGCCTTGTTAAATTTTATGAAGATGTTACAGGTCTTAAGTTTACCTGGTTTACGGAAGACTTTGCCGAATTGAAAACTGCCGGTGCGGCGCTGGCGATAGGTAGTACCCGTACCCTTGCACTTTTTGGTGGCAATGTGGCGGAGCCGGCACAAAACAAATCAGTGATCATTGAATTTAAGGTAGATGATGTAGATGCTGCTTATGAGCGTATACCTGCGGAAACGGTTGTACAACAGCCTACTACTATGCCCTGGGGTAATCGTTCTTTGTTATTCAGAGATCCGGATGGGAGCCTTGTTAACTTTTTTACGCCTGTTACAGAGGATGCTAAGAAGCGATTTGCTTAA
- a CDS encoding metallophosphoesterase produces the protein MARFPLMLLLFLVGDLYFYQAISTISHDPMIHFAYWLVDIFLIGAIISIIFMRRAGHTSERLIAIVMGAMMLSFIPKLFSSPVLLAEDIVRLFRGFPARSVIVSEVALALAGVIFLVILFGLTKGKHFYKVRKETIFFPDLPEAFDGFTITQLSDIHSGSFSDAGGVQKGLDMVEAQKSDLLLFTGDLVNNMASEMDPWIGGFTKLQAPYGKFSVLGNHDYGDYIRWESKEAQAANLDRLKAVHGEMGFNLLLNEAVSINKQGQSISLIGVENWGKGGFHKYGDLKRATVDVPDHSFKVLMSHDPSHWDEVTIDHHQHVHLTLAGHTHGMQFGIELFGFKWSPIKYVYKQWAGLYEQQGKYLYVNRGFGFLGLKGRIGMWPEIAVLTLKKG, from the coding sequence ATGGCAAGATTTCCATTAATGCTATTGCTCTTCCTGGTGGGCGATCTTTATTTTTACCAGGCAATATCGACAATCAGTCACGATCCCATGATTCATTTTGCCTACTGGCTGGTCGATATTTTTCTGATCGGTGCGATTATTTCTATCATCTTCATGCGCAGAGCCGGCCATACATCAGAACGCCTGATCGCTATTGTGATGGGTGCCATGATGCTCAGCTTTATCCCTAAGCTATTTTCCTCCCCGGTATTATTAGCTGAAGACATCGTTCGTTTATTCCGTGGCTTTCCAGCCAGAAGTGTCATTGTAAGTGAGGTGGCGCTGGCACTGGCAGGGGTGATCTTCCTCGTGATCCTCTTTGGATTGACAAAGGGTAAGCATTTCTATAAAGTTAGAAAAGAGACGATCTTCTTCCCGGACCTGCCGGAAGCATTTGACGGTTTTACGATAACACAATTATCCGATATACATTCCGGTAGTTTTAGCGATGCCGGTGGCGTACAGAAAGGACTTGACATGGTCGAAGCGCAAAAGAGCGACCTGCTATTATTCACTGGTGACCTTGTCAATAACATGGCTTCGGAGATGGATCCCTGGATAGGTGGTTTTACGAAATTACAGGCCCCTTATGGCAAGTTTTCCGTATTGGGTAACCATGACTATGGCGATTACATCAGGTGGGAAAGTAAGGAGGCGCAGGCGGCAAATCTGGACCGTTTAAAAGCGGTGCATGGGGAGATGGGCTTCAATTTATTATTAAATGAAGCGGTGTCGATCAATAAACAGGGGCAGAGTATTTCACTGATTGGTGTAGAGAATTGGGGGAAGGGTGGTTTTCATAAATATGGGGATCTGAAGAGAGCGACGGTGGATGTGCCGGATCATTCTTTTAAAGTCCTGATGTCACACGACCCTTCTCACTGGGATGAGGTAACGATAGATCATCATCAGCATGTACACCTTACATTGGCAGGGCATACACATGGGATGCAGTTTGGGATTGAATTATTTGGTTTTAAGTGGAGCCCGATAAAGTATGTATATAAGCAGTGGGCCGGCCTGTATGAACAGCAGGGCAAATACCTGTATGTAAACAGAGGGTTTGGTTTTCTCGGTTTAAAAGGCAGGATTGGGATGTGGCCTGAAATTGCAGTATTGACATTAAAGAAAGGCTGA
- a CDS encoding cation:proton antiporter codes for MHTILPFFLAMIAVVVILEMWATRLKIAYPILLVVAGLLISFIPGLPAVRVDPDLIFFIFLPPLLFEASWGVSFKEMKKWWRIITSFAFLVVFFTALSVAVAANYFLPGFSIALGFLLGGIVSPPDAISTAAITKFVKIPKSTSAILEGESLLNDASSLIIFRFAMITVGTGQFIWQEAATSFLWMIIGGAAVGLILAWAFVKAHREKRTEHRLDDYQFPSGTRIKRGRILLEIRPRFNNTLSD; via the coding sequence ATGCACACTATCCTTCCATTTTTTCTCGCGATGATCGCGGTTGTCGTAATATTAGAAATGTGGGCGACCCGGCTAAAAATCGCATATCCTATACTGCTGGTAGTGGCAGGACTGCTCATTAGTTTTATACCCGGATTGCCTGCGGTAAGGGTAGATCCCGACCTGATATTCTTTATTTTTTTACCTCCTTTATTATTCGAAGCATCCTGGGGGGTATCATTTAAAGAAATGAAAAAGTGGTGGCGTATTATCACCAGCTTTGCATTTCTTGTCGTATTCTTTACCGCCTTGTCGGTAGCTGTAGCTGCGAATTATTTCCTCCCCGGGTTTTCGATCGCATTAGGGTTTTTATTAGGAGGGATTGTATCGCCACCGGATGCCATCAGCACGGCGGCGATTACAAAATTTGTAAAGATCCCGAAGTCTACTTCGGCGATATTGGAAGGAGAGAGTTTGTTGAATGATGCGTCTTCCCTGATCATATTTCGCTTTGCCATGATAACCGTAGGTACGGGGCAGTTTATCTGGCAGGAGGCGGCGACTAGTTTTTTATGGATGATAATCGGTGGTGCCGCAGTCGGATTAATTTTAGCCTGGGCATTTGTAAAAGCGCACAGAGAAAAACGCACTGAGCATCGCTTAGATGATTATCAGTTTCCCTCAGGTACCCGAATAAAACGAGGCCGTATCTTATTGGAGATACGGCCTCGTTTTAATAATACATTGTCTGATTAA
- a CDS encoding nicotinate-nucleotide adenylyltransferase codes for MKYIQFMLVAIALMLTNILSSSAQTAAPAAGPTVNLQATSYKFIKTVNGKEEAQPVAPLAITSAAYDVKTAVNYYEDEYDSYFICFAIPNGLTLAAYDKGGKLIRTAERYEIELLPTSVTEAIAKKYPGWTIAKDVYLITYIKDRDNESKYRLILENGTKRIKLKANDAGELF; via the coding sequence ATGAAATACATTCAATTTATGCTTGTAGCCATCGCTCTGATGCTGACCAATATCCTTTCATCATCTGCTCAAACTGCTGCACCTGCTGCCGGACCTACTGTCAACTTACAGGCTACCAGTTATAAGTTCATCAAAACCGTCAACGGCAAAGAAGAGGCACAGCCAGTGGCGCCACTGGCTATCACTTCTGCCGCATACGATGTAAAAACTGCCGTTAATTATTACGAAGATGAGTACGATTCATACTTTATCTGCTTCGCGATACCCAACGGTCTCACACTGGCTGCTTATGACAAAGGTGGTAAACTGATCCGGACTGCAGAAAGATATGAAATTGAATTATTGCCTACTTCAGTAACCGAGGCAATTGCAAAGAAATATCCAGGTTGGACAATTGCTAAAGATGTATACCTGATCACTTACATCAAGGACCGGGACAATGAATCCAAATACAGACTGATACTGGAAAACGGTACTAAAAGAATTAAGTTAAAGGCAAATGACGCCGGAGAGCTTTTCTGA
- a CDS encoding RluA family pseudouridine synthase: MGDKIDYFSDELIKDIALPERFTFPFFYEPHPLSKLAAADLQQYLETQTGLDHNFGLTDDTDGSAIGKMFGVLVVKDPTGRLGYLSAFSGKLANSNDHGKFVPPVFDMLSENSFFLKGLEFITAINARIDELNADANYLRLKLDIEQAAITALAEITHLKQQLKANKDTRKQLRTQLKERLNEAEYAIAEADIINQSLADKRQLKHLTDNWAERQAELKTQLDQFESILEPLKNERKERSADLQQQIFEQYSFLNKDGQTKSLQAIFSETPFGKPPAGSGECAMPKLLHFAFAKNYAPIAMAEFWWGTSPKSEIRKHKQFYPACTGKCKPILAHMLEGIPIDDNPLLHIKEDSHPLEIVFEDDSFVVVNKPSGLRSVPGVSIGDSVYSRLKQRLLDTEPLIIHRLDMDTSGLLVVAKTQAAHKHIQRQFLQRTVSKRYTALISKVLDQSGGMIDLPLGPDLLNRPRQLVCFETGKKSVTKWEVVKRFPDMTKVNFWPLTGRTHQLRMHSAHASGLNAPIVGDDLYGTASERMYLHAAEIEFIHPATREKVRFAVEEGF; the protein is encoded by the coding sequence TTGGGAGATAAGATCGATTACTTTTCGGATGAATTAATAAAAGATATAGCCTTACCTGAACGGTTTACCTTTCCTTTTTTCTACGAACCACATCCTTTATCCAAACTAGCCGCTGCCGACCTCCAACAATATCTGGAAACGCAAACCGGGCTGGATCATAACTTCGGACTGACTGACGATACGGATGGATCCGCTATCGGCAAAATGTTCGGCGTACTGGTTGTAAAGGATCCAACCGGCAGACTGGGTTATCTCTCCGCCTTCTCCGGCAAACTCGCCAACTCAAATGACCACGGGAAATTTGTACCTCCTGTCTTTGATATGCTGTCTGAAAACAGCTTCTTCCTCAAAGGACTGGAATTCATCACTGCCATCAATGCCCGAATTGACGAACTGAATGCCGATGCAAATTACCTACGCCTTAAACTGGACATAGAGCAGGCAGCCATCACTGCATTGGCAGAAATTACCCATCTAAAGCAGCAATTAAAAGCTAACAAAGACACCCGTAAACAACTCCGGACTCAGCTAAAAGAACGGCTGAATGAAGCCGAATATGCTATTGCTGAGGCAGATATCATCAATCAGAGTCTGGCAGATAAAAGACAGCTGAAACACCTGACGGACAATTGGGCAGAAAGACAAGCAGAATTAAAAACCCAACTGGACCAGTTCGAGTCCATACTCGAACCCCTTAAAAATGAACGGAAGGAACGATCCGCTGATCTACAACAACAGATCTTTGAACAATACAGTTTTCTGAATAAAGACGGTCAGACCAAAAGTCTGCAGGCCATCTTCAGCGAAACACCTTTTGGCAAACCACCGGCTGGCAGCGGGGAATGCGCCATGCCCAAACTCCTGCATTTTGCTTTTGCAAAAAATTACGCACCAATAGCAATGGCTGAATTCTGGTGGGGCACTTCTCCAAAATCAGAGATCAGGAAACATAAACAATTCTACCCTGCCTGTACGGGCAAATGCAAGCCTATTCTGGCGCATATGCTGGAAGGAATACCTATCGACGACAATCCGTTATTGCATATAAAAGAAGATAGTCATCCGCTTGAAATCGTATTTGAAGATGATAGTTTTGTAGTAGTGAACAAACCCTCCGGTCTCCGCTCCGTACCCGGGGTGAGTATCGGTGATTCCGTATATAGTAGATTAAAACAACGCCTACTAGATACAGAACCGCTGATTATTCATAGATTGGACATGGATACTTCAGGACTACTCGTCGTCGCCAAAACCCAGGCAGCCCACAAGCATATCCAACGGCAATTTTTACAGCGAACAGTCAGCAAACGCTATACTGCATTGATTTCTAAAGTACTTGACCAGTCAGGAGGCATGATCGACCTTCCTTTGGGACCGGATTTATTAAACCGCCCCAGACAGCTGGTTTGCTTCGAAACAGGCAAGAAAAGCGTTACAAAATGGGAAGTAGTCAAAAGATTCCCGGACATGACTAAAGTAAATTTCTGGCCGCTTACGGGTAGAACGCATCAGTTGCGTATGCATTCGGCACATGCATCAGGACTCAATGCCCCCATTGTAGGAGACGATCTGTACGGCACCGCATCGGAAAGAATGTACCTCCATGCAGCCGAAATTGAATTTATCCACCCTGCCACGAGGGAAAAGGTGCGCTTCGCTGTCGAAGAGGGCTTTTAA
- the map gene encoding type I methionyl aminopeptidase, translating into MSITKESELFGMQKASEAVAYTLKEMTNYAKPGMSTKELDEYGAKILADFGAKSAPYLTYGFPGWTCISVDNEFCHGIPSEKRILKDGDLINIDVSAELNGFWADNGGSFVIGEDVHQHQKLVDASKEILRKALNTIRGGVKIADIGLLIETEAKKRGYKVIKNLGGHGIGRGLHEEPGELLCYRNKGDKRRFKKNSVVAIETFISTNSSYATELNDGWTMVGERGGFMAQHEHTIVVTDGQPLILTEMNGILN; encoded by the coding sequence ATGTCAATAACAAAAGAATCCGAATTATTCGGCATGCAAAAAGCGAGTGAAGCTGTTGCATATACATTGAAGGAAATGACGAACTATGCCAAACCGGGCATGAGTACTAAGGAGCTGGATGAATATGGGGCGAAGATCCTGGCAGACTTTGGTGCTAAATCAGCGCCTTATTTAACCTATGGATTCCCGGGTTGGACTTGCATTAGTGTGGATAATGAGTTTTGCCATGGTATTCCTTCAGAAAAAAGAATTTTAAAAGATGGTGATTTGATCAATATAGATGTTTCTGCAGAGCTGAATGGTTTTTGGGCGGATAATGGCGGATCATTTGTAATTGGGGAAGATGTGCATCAACATCAGAAACTGGTGGATGCATCGAAAGAGATTCTACGGAAGGCGTTGAATACGATCAGAGGTGGTGTAAAAATAGCGGATATTGGTTTACTGATAGAGACGGAGGCGAAGAAGAGAGGGTATAAAGTGATTAAGAACCTTGGTGGACATGGAATTGGTAGAGGGTTGCATGAAGAGCCGGGAGAGCTGCTTTGTTATAGAAACAAGGGAGATAAGAGACGATTTAAGAAAAATTCAGTGGTGGCAATTGAGACGTTTATTTCCACAAATTCATCTTATGCAACTGAGTTGAATGATGGATGGACAATGGTAGGTGAAAGAGGTGGATTTATGGCGCAGCATGAGCATACGATTGTGGTGACGGATGGGCAACCGTTGATATTGACGGAGATGAATGGGATATTGAATTAG
- a CDS encoding GyrI-like domain-containing protein — protein sequence MKNGFKVIGITVRTTNKDGQAMQDLGKLWGQFFAENVFEKIPNKQSGEILSIYTDYKSNYTEEYTTIIGVPVTTLDEIPEGLTGREFQPEQFQKFTAKGAMPAAVGNCWMDIWQRDAELNRKYTYDFEVYGEKSQQGDNSEVDIYIATK from the coding sequence ATGAAAAACGGATTTAAGGTTATCGGCATTACAGTCAGAACAACAAATAAGGACGGTCAGGCAATGCAGGACTTAGGTAAATTATGGGGACAGTTCTTTGCTGAAAATGTATTTGAGAAAATACCGAATAAGCAATCAGGAGAAATCCTCTCTATATATACTGATTATAAAAGCAATTATACAGAAGAATACACCACCATCATCGGAGTTCCGGTAACTACGCTGGATGAAATTCCCGAAGGATTGACCGGCCGCGAATTTCAACCGGAACAGTTTCAGAAATTCACAGCAAAAGGTGCGATGCCTGCTGCGGTAGGCAATTGCTGGATGGACATCTGGCAGAGAGATGCGGAACTGAACAGGAAATACACCTATGATTTTGAAGTCTACGGTGAAAAATCTCAACAGGGAGACAATTCAGAAGTTGATATCTATATAGCGACAAAATAA
- a CDS encoding helix-turn-helix domain-containing protein — translation MITDDNIPGKEACADSLKYVLDALYVLGGKWKLPVILSLVQSAKRFNEIQHAVSGISPKVLAQELKDLELNEFVTRNVYPTTPVTIIYEATEYSHSLKDVLRELGAWGEQHRERIRKSLAYSKTR, via the coding sequence ATGATCACTGATGATAATATCCCGGGAAAAGAAGCGTGCGCAGACTCGCTGAAATATGTGCTGGATGCACTGTATGTTCTTGGCGGCAAGTGGAAACTACCGGTTATTTTAAGTCTTGTACAATCTGCGAAACGGTTTAATGAGATCCAGCATGCAGTGAGTGGGATATCGCCTAAGGTGCTGGCACAGGAATTAAAAGACCTGGAGTTAAATGAGTTTGTTACAAGGAATGTATACCCGACTACGCCGGTGACGATTATTTATGAAGCTACGGAATATAGTCATTCATTGAAAGATGTGCTGCGTGAATTGGGGGCTTGGGGGGAACAGCATAGGGAGCGGATCAGGAAAAGTTTAGCATATTCGAAGACCAGATAA
- a CDS encoding FMN-dependent NADH-azoreductase codes for MKRVLHLISSLQGDTSYSTKLSKAIISKVIEKYPGSTVEEVNLVEQAIPHITPALLQTMFTPGEQLTAAAKELLRYSDDAVKQLMAADIIVIGAPLYNFTIHSSLKSWIDHVTRAGITFGYNENGPAGMVTGKKVYVAMSSGGVYSEGPGKQNDFVAPYLKAFLGFLGMTDLTVFRAEGLKVPGIKETALEKGIESIVID; via the coding sequence ATGAAACGTGTTCTTCATTTAATTTCAAGTTTGCAGGGAGATACATCTTACAGCACCAAACTGAGCAAAGCGATCATCAGTAAGGTGATTGAAAAATATCCAGGCAGTACAGTAGAAGAGGTGAATCTTGTTGAACAGGCAATACCACATATTACCCCAGCATTGTTGCAGACTATGTTCACACCCGGCGAACAACTGACTGCAGCAGCCAAGGAATTGCTACGTTACTCTGATGACGCTGTCAAACAATTAATGGCAGCAGATATTATCGTGATTGGTGCGCCATTGTACAACTTCACAATTCATTCTTCATTGAAGTCCTGGATAGACCATGTAACCCGTGCGGGTATCACATTTGGCTATAATGAAAATGGTCCGGCGGGAATGGTGACCGGCAAGAAGGTGTATGTAGCCATGTCATCAGGTGGTGTATATTCAGAAGGCCCCGGTAAACAGAATGACTTTGTAGCCCCTTACCTGAAAGCGTTTCTGGGCTTTTTAGGAATGACGGATCTCACGGTATTCCGTGCAGAAGGTTTGAAAGTACCCGGCATCAAAGAAACGGCCCTTGAAAAAGGGATTGAGAGTATCGTGATCGACTGA